The following proteins are co-located in the Acidicapsa acidisoli genome:
- a CDS encoding methyltransferase domain-containing protein translates to MEGISRIASEADLATYSYVQIAHVLEHVPDPLALLKRVSSFVKASRYLYIEVPQELTDAELAELKTTATPRGLMVHEHINVYCASSITGLVEAAGLDLISIESTKAELGWTNCTNIRALCRKRP, encoded by the coding sequence TTGGAAGGCATCTCGCGAATTGCCAGCGAAGCAGATTTGGCAACTTACTCTTATGTCCAGATAGCTCACGTTCTTGAGCACGTGCCTGACCCCCTTGCTCTATTGAAGCGAGTTTCTTCCTTCGTGAAGGCGTCCCGGTATCTTTATATTGAAGTACCTCAGGAACTCACTGACGCAGAGCTTGCAGAGTTGAAGACCACTGCAACTCCTCGCGGTTTGATGGTTCATGAGCACATTAATGTGTACTGCGCTTCCTCGATCACTGGCCTTGTGGAGGCTGCAGGCTTGGATCTCATCAGTATTGAATCCACGAAAGCTGAGCTCGGATGGACAAACTGCACGAATATCCGCGCACTTTGCCGAAAGCGTCCATAA
- a CDS encoding ABC transporter ATP-binding protein — protein sequence MTNSLPRSPILAVRALRKSYDEGRIEALRGVDLSIHTGEFVAISGPSGSGKSTLLQLIGGLDSPTSGQVFFQDSLLGTNVDLDTYRSHHVGFIFQGFYLMPTLRAIENVQVPMLAVKSDAKERAARAESLLIEMGLESRMRQYPNELSGGERQRVAIARALANNPSILLADEPTGNLDSVNSARIMEMLIGIQECRGMTLIVVTHENEIANAAPRHIRIRDGRVEP from the coding sequence ATGACTAATTCGTTGCCGCGATCCCCGATCCTCGCCGTGCGGGCTCTCCGCAAGAGCTATGACGAGGGCCGCATCGAAGCCTTGCGCGGGGTAGACCTTTCGATTCATACCGGAGAGTTCGTGGCTATCAGCGGGCCCAGCGGCAGCGGAAAATCCACCCTGCTTCAGCTCATTGGAGGACTGGACTCCCCGACGAGCGGTCAGGTTTTCTTCCAGGACTCTCTGTTGGGAACGAACGTCGATCTTGACACCTATCGATCCCATCATGTCGGATTCATTTTCCAGGGTTTCTACCTGATGCCCACTTTGCGCGCCATCGAAAACGTCCAGGTGCCCATGCTCGCCGTCAAGAGCGACGCCAAAGAGCGGGCGGCAAGAGCTGAATCTCTTCTGATCGAGATGGGGCTGGAAAGCCGGATGCGCCAGTATCCCAACGAGCTCTCCGGCGGAGAACGCCAGCGCGTGGCCATTGCCCGGGCGCTGGCCAACAATCCTTCCATATTGCTGGCGGATGAGCCCACCGGGAATCTCGACAGCGTGAATTCCGCCCGCATCATGGAGATGCTCATCGGAATTCAGGAGTGTCGAGGCATGACGCTCATCGTTGTCACACACGAGAACGAAATCGCGAACGCCGCTCCACGGCACATTCGCATCCGCGACGGGAGGGTCGAGCCGTGA
- a CDS encoding alpha/beta hydrolase → MYIFATIFASIAALIAAGFLYQRLGAHLDRRRYAGSGRWINIGQGCKLYLLEKGSGGPTVLFESGIAATNLNWCRIQETVSRFTHTASYDRGGLGWSSPANSARTPGNIAIELHAMLERAGIKPPYVLVGHSFGGLVMRRYAVLYPEDVAGIVLVDPMRCEEWPPLDPTKQAQIDRGTKLTGYAIPIAHLGLARLAVTSLLCRSGQISSFLAGAAGNGGRHVLGRIKDEVGKMPQEVWPIVAAHWSRPSYYAGMCSHVESVPDTVREMVATDPIVGIPVTLLTPGSASPLCERRLGEIGDNVQQVIAPASAHWIHLDEPDLVIDSIREMVMAATHEAIPVSV, encoded by the coding sequence ATGTACATCTTTGCCACGATCTTCGCTTCGATTGCAGCACTTATCGCTGCGGGATTCCTGTATCAACGTCTGGGCGCACATCTGGACCGTCGTCGCTATGCCGGTTCTGGGCGCTGGATCAACATCGGGCAAGGATGCAAACTCTATCTGCTCGAAAAAGGCTCAGGCGGTCCGACCGTCCTATTTGAATCCGGCATCGCCGCGACAAACCTGAACTGGTGCCGCATCCAGGAAACGGTCTCCCGATTTACTCATACGGCCTCGTATGACCGCGGTGGACTGGGCTGGAGCAGCCCGGCCAACTCCGCTCGGACACCGGGCAATATTGCTATCGAGTTGCACGCCATGCTTGAACGCGCGGGCATCAAGCCCCCCTACGTCCTTGTCGGGCATTCCTTCGGCGGGCTGGTAATGCGCCGCTATGCAGTCCTTTATCCGGAAGATGTCGCTGGAATTGTATTGGTCGATCCGATGCGCTGCGAGGAATGGCCGCCTCTCGATCCCACCAAGCAGGCCCAGATCGATCGCGGGACAAAACTTACAGGCTATGCAATCCCCATTGCTCATCTGGGACTTGCCCGGCTCGCCGTAACCTCGCTGCTGTGTCGATCAGGCCAGATTTCGAGCTTTCTTGCCGGGGCGGCAGGAAATGGTGGCCGGCATGTGCTAGGGCGCATCAAGGATGAGGTCGGCAAGATGCCGCAGGAAGTATGGCCAATAGTGGCCGCGCACTGGTCGCGCCCCAGCTACTACGCCGGTATGTGCAGCCACGTCGAGTCTGTGCCAGATACGGTTCGTGAAATGGTGGCTACCGATCCAATCGTGGGCATTCCGGTCACACTGCTCACGCCGGGCAGCGCCTCGCCGCTCTGTGAACGGCGCCTGGGAGAAATTGGCGACAATGTGCAGCAAGTCATCGCCCCCGCCAGCGCGCACTGGATTCATCTGGATGAGCCGGACCTGGTGATTGACTCGATTCGCGAAATGGTCATGGCCGCTACCCACGAGGCGATTCCGGTCTCAGTCTGA
- a CDS encoding beta strand repeat-containing protein, which translates to MRAIRAGVEFQAIVFLSLLFAASTGILQAQTFSSSGTITIPQGSGTTVPTAYPSTATSCTSTTPTNAACVYVNGLTGNYTSMSITLNYSSLSSQSFPDPAILLESPSGKFLDILSFGCAYELSPTSVTFTLVDNASNGLFPPAYDPNSQDCPASFANSSYEPAAYEVSTDNFPSPGPGNSGYTVAGNGSNPCAGGINNPCTSGDGTFANTFCPSPSSCVSGLNGTWKLYAVDQGDFLPSPATVLTWSLTFNVTGSNAATTTTLQAGSPNPAFTSGTGDSVSFTAHVEKSDNSGPATTGTVTLHDNTTNTNLVTASVDSSGNATLTTTFTTEGTHNVDAVYNGGTGFAASAASNSENQIAVNHATNPSSGTFCNPGPITLGSNTGGTPYPSRIVLGPTNISGDTEPTLSGTIETVTVSLNGFNLQSGVELDDLGLLLQAPGTNTTDLSSSGNAFEFLSWAGNPFTSGSLTMSDTGASEIPAFSAPTCTTCLPTDDHDEVGSNNSDSFPSPAPTSFVTAAPTGSGTFLTEFGGGGVSGTWSLYLDNRLTTGGTLGSLGSWCLNFTTQTNAHPTSTTVSGSPNPVSTAASTTLTANVSVTDGSGLTVNAGTVTFVDGSTNLGSSSVVNGVATLSKTLTEGTHQIVASYSGTNTGTEFGISSANFNQRVDHPTAESGTGPYTYCNAGPITAPGLGVDAGAAAPYPSNIFVTNLPGTVDALTVTLHNFSTDDQGDLLSLLVGPGGNNLDFFSLTGSNDSGISPINLTFADSGSSIGGNITASGTYRPTSANTSITYPQCPPNASNCASPAVGPPLPSNPFTPTNKAESAGTGILGDTSTEGVFGGTSASTYNGNGTWSLYMDDGGPTGGGELTNVAGGWCVNFTENLPTVTVAKSHSGTLTQGQQGVPFTIDITNNGRGPTGDPTGGSNPLTVTDTLNSAYAYAGFSGTGWSCSATGQTVTCTNDSTVAQESSYGALTIDVNVSATASTTSSVTNQVQVSGGGVTSTSSNVDSVTILPAAVLAVQKTHTGTFMQGQTAQWNIAVSNTASGGSTYGTISVSDTLPTGYTLASYTSTGSAWSCSGASTITCTTTATISGGADSVITLTVNVPANSPVSVTNTAKAWGGGDLTHTSLASAASGADTAAVVQVPASVTINNGGGTQSTTIDAAFGTPLSVTVDDANSVVIPSYSVVFTSNAGVNGQSGTFSNSTGTITIPTSASGIANAGAFTANSKAGSYTVTAVAGSVSATFNLTNTPGAPANIVLTSGSGQSTAIHTSFTNPLIATLTDVGGNPLSGVTVTFTAPTGLTPSLAFSNASNTISEPTNGLGQASSGLMTANGIPGGPYNVQAAVGLVTNNFQLTNLDKSLTTFAALSANSATIDVFGFGLTPPSGQLAFTDLTTSSPITSPVTLNTSSALTSLQPQTTTSTGANSLPDWTELGDVNGDGKLDLITSVFQTDSISVQLGNGDGTFGAATNYLISSGFGPSESHLFSLRGNGVLDIVVASYNLNQIAVLLGNGNGTFQSPQFYTVGTAENYTLSIAAGDFNHDGNLDLAIVNGNDNTVSIALGNGTGSLTVQSPAISVGEAPVAIRSGDFNSDGYSDLAVANFYSGTVTTLLNNKNGTFTPTTFSAGSGVHSGPEALAIQGSGDSLQLAVANYNDDTVSVYNSNGNGTFATPKITSVGKGPDDLNFADFNGVEELVVSNYTDGSVDLLIPNGSVYTLAGPFKVGTGPYSAAVGDIDLDGTPDVVVSNCFSNNTGALLSGTQISVPYSGLSLVAGHSIQAAYTPDGSSKYGASTTAATTAP; encoded by the coding sequence ATGCGGGCGATCAGAGCAGGGGTAGAGTTTCAGGCCATAGTTTTCCTAAGCCTGTTATTTGCGGCGTCGACAGGGATTTTGCAGGCGCAGACGTTCTCAAGCTCGGGGACTATAACAATCCCCCAGGGCTCTGGCACCACTGTACCTACCGCTTACCCAAGTACAGCAACTAGCTGCACTTCGACAACCCCTACGAATGCCGCATGCGTCTACGTCAACGGCCTGACTGGTAACTACACGTCGATGTCGATTACGCTCAACTACAGTTCTCTCAGCAGCCAGTCCTTTCCCGATCCTGCGATCCTGCTCGAATCCCCCAGCGGAAAGTTTCTCGATATATTGTCATTTGGATGTGCGTACGAACTCAGCCCGACGTCGGTCACTTTTACGCTCGTTGACAACGCGTCGAACGGTTTGTTCCCCCCTGCTTACGATCCAAATTCTCAAGACTGCCCAGCCTCGTTCGCAAATAGCAGCTATGAACCGGCAGCGTATGAAGTCTCGACCGACAACTTCCCCTCTCCAGGTCCTGGGAATTCCGGATATACCGTTGCAGGCAACGGCTCAAACCCCTGCGCGGGCGGTATCAATAACCCATGTACAAGCGGCGACGGAACCTTCGCTAACACCTTCTGCCCGTCTCCGTCATCGTGTGTCTCAGGCCTCAACGGAACCTGGAAATTGTACGCCGTGGACCAGGGTGACTTTCTGCCATCCCCCGCCACAGTACTTACCTGGAGCCTGACCTTCAATGTTACGGGCAGCAATGCCGCTACGACCACGACACTCCAGGCAGGGTCTCCGAACCCCGCGTTCACGTCGGGAACAGGAGACTCGGTTTCCTTTACCGCCCATGTGGAGAAATCCGACAACAGCGGGCCCGCGACCACCGGCACGGTGACACTTCACGACAACACCACGAACACAAATCTCGTCACCGCGAGTGTAGATTCGTCAGGAAATGCCACTCTCACCACGACCTTCACGACTGAAGGCACCCACAACGTAGACGCCGTTTATAACGGCGGAACGGGATTCGCTGCCAGCGCTGCCTCTAACTCGGAAAACCAGATCGCAGTAAACCACGCGACGAACCCGAGCAGTGGGACATTCTGTAATCCCGGCCCAATCACTCTTGGGTCGAACACCGGCGGGACCCCTTATCCTTCCAGGATCGTTCTAGGTCCCACGAATATTTCCGGCGACACCGAGCCGACGTTGAGCGGCACAATCGAGACTGTCACCGTGAGCCTCAATGGTTTTAACTTGCAGAGCGGTGTCGAACTGGACGACTTGGGTCTTCTGCTCCAGGCGCCCGGCACAAATACAACGGATTTATCAAGCTCCGGCAACGCATTCGAGTTTCTCTCGTGGGCGGGCAATCCCTTCACCAGCGGATCACTAACGATGTCGGACACAGGTGCGTCGGAGATCCCGGCATTCTCTGCTCCAACCTGCACTACCTGTCTGCCAACCGATGATCACGATGAGGTAGGCTCGAACAATTCAGACTCGTTCCCATCCCCGGCGCCGACGTCCTTCGTCACGGCCGCTCCGACCGGCTCAGGCACTTTCCTGACCGAGTTCGGAGGCGGAGGCGTGAGTGGCACGTGGAGCTTATATCTTGACAACCGGTTAACTACGGGCGGAACTCTAGGATCGCTCGGTTCCTGGTGTCTGAACTTCACAACACAGACCAACGCGCATCCTACCTCGACGACCGTCAGCGGATCGCCGAATCCGGTTTCCACCGCTGCCAGCACCACTCTCACCGCCAACGTTTCCGTTACCGACGGCTCAGGTTTGACTGTGAACGCAGGCACCGTAACGTTCGTCGACGGCAGCACCAACCTCGGTTCCTCTTCTGTTGTGAACGGCGTGGCCACGTTGAGCAAAACGCTCACCGAAGGCACACATCAAATCGTGGCCAGCTACAGCGGCACAAATACCGGAACCGAGTTCGGCATCAGCTCCGCAAACTTCAACCAGCGCGTCGACCACCCCACCGCAGAGTCGGGAACGGGGCCGTACACATACTGCAATGCCGGCCCGATCACAGCCCCCGGTCTGGGTGTAGATGCGGGCGCGGCTGCGCCGTATCCCTCGAACATATTTGTAACCAACCTGCCGGGCACAGTGGATGCTCTAACGGTCACATTGCACAACTTCAGTACCGATGATCAGGGCGATCTCCTCTCTCTATTAGTAGGTCCAGGAGGCAATAACCTTGACTTCTTTTCACTGACCGGCAGCAACGACTCCGGCATTTCACCAATCAACCTCACCTTCGCCGACTCAGGAAGCAGTATCGGCGGGAACATCACAGCCTCCGGCACCTACCGGCCGACGAGTGCCAACACCTCCATCACCTACCCGCAATGTCCGCCTAACGCAAGCAATTGCGCCAGCCCGGCCGTGGGACCGCCGCTACCTTCGAATCCATTTACACCAACCAACAAGGCCGAATCCGCCGGAACCGGCATCCTTGGCGACACCAGCACGGAAGGAGTCTTTGGCGGCACCAGCGCCAGCACCTATAACGGAAATGGGACTTGGAGTCTATACATGGACGATGGTGGCCCCACTGGCGGAGGAGAACTGACCAACGTTGCGGGGGGCTGGTGCGTCAACTTCACCGAAAATCTGCCGACCGTGACGGTTGCCAAATCGCACAGCGGCACGTTGACGCAGGGCCAGCAAGGAGTGCCGTTCACAATCGATATTACCAACAACGGCCGTGGCCCCACCGGCGACCCGACAGGCGGTAGCAATCCCTTGACTGTCACCGATACCCTGAACTCCGCCTATGCATATGCGGGCTTCTCGGGCACCGGCTGGAGTTGCTCAGCGACGGGACAGACAGTAACCTGCACCAACGACTCCACCGTGGCTCAGGAGAGCAGCTACGGAGCCCTGACCATCGACGTAAACGTGAGTGCGACAGCAAGCACTACCTCAAGCGTTACCAATCAGGTCCAGGTTTCCGGCGGCGGAGTCACTTCTACCAGTTCCAATGTCGACAGTGTGACTATTTTGCCGGCCGCTGTGCTGGCAGTTCAGAAAACCCACACCGGAACATTCATGCAGGGCCAAACCGCCCAATGGAACATCGCTGTCTCTAACACTGCGTCCGGGGGCTCGACCTACGGCACAATCTCGGTGTCGGACACACTGCCCACCGGCTACACACTTGCCTCGTATACGTCGACCGGCAGCGCATGGAGTTGCAGCGGCGCCAGTACGATCACTTGCACCACGACAGCGACAATATCCGGCGGGGCTGATTCGGTCATCACCCTCACCGTGAACGTCCCAGCCAATTCACCAGTCTCCGTAACGAATACCGCGAAAGCGTGGGGCGGCGGCGACCTGACCCATACCAGTTTGGCTTCGGCTGCATCGGGCGCTGACACTGCTGCCGTCGTGCAGGTGCCGGCCAGTGTGACAATCAACAATGGAGGAGGCACGCAGTCCACCACCATCGACGCCGCATTTGGCACCCCTCTTTCAGTGACGGTTGATGACGCTAACTCGGTTGTTATTCCGAGTTACTCGGTAGTCTTTACCTCCAACGCCGGAGTCAACGGACAGAGCGGAACCTTCTCCAACTCGACCGGCACCATTACGATTCCTACGAGCGCTTCCGGTATCGCCAACGCGGGCGCATTCACGGCCAATAGCAAGGCTGGCTCATATACCGTTACCGCGGTGGCAGGAAGCGTGTCTGCAACATTCAACCTGACCAACACGCCAGGCGCCCCGGCGAACATCGTACTGACAAGCGGCTCAGGCCAAAGCACGGCGATTCACACTTCTTTCACAAACCCGTTGATCGCCACATTGACCGACGTAGGCGGAAACCCGCTCTCCGGAGTGACAGTAACCTTCACCGCGCCTACGGGACTAACGCCAAGTCTGGCCTTCTCGAATGCTTCGAACACCATCAGCGAACCTACAAATGGCCTTGGCCAGGCGAGTTCCGGCTTGATGACTGCCAACGGCATCCCTGGCGGACCCTATAACGTCCAGGCCGCCGTCGGTTTGGTCACCAACAATTTCCAGTTGACGAATCTCGACAAATCATTGACGACCTTCGCGGCGCTCAGCGCTAACTCGGCCACCATCGACGTCTTCGGCTTCGGGTTAACACCGCCCAGCGGCCAGCTCGCTTTCACCGACCTCACCACAAGTAGCCCAATCACCTCTCCAGTGACGCTCAATACCTCCAGCGCTCTCACCTCGCTGCAGCCGCAGACGACCACCAGCACGGGCGCCAATTCGCTTCCTGACTGGACCGAGCTTGGCGACGTCAACGGCGACGGGAAGCTGGACCTCATCACCTCGGTCTTCCAGACCGACTCAATCAGCGTGCAGTTAGGGAATGGCGATGGAACCTTCGGGGCCGCTACAAACTACCTTATTTCCAGCGGATTCGGTCCGTCGGAGTCCCATCTGTTCAGCTTGCGCGGTAACGGAGTACTGGACATCGTCGTAGCCAGCTACAACTTGAACCAGATTGCCGTGCTGCTGGGCAATGGCAACGGTACCTTCCAGTCTCCTCAGTTCTATACCGTTGGCACAGCGGAGAATTACACGTTATCGATCGCTGCCGGCGACTTCAACCATGACGGCAACTTGGATCTGGCCATCGTCAACGGCAACGACAATACAGTCTCCATCGCTCTGGGGAATGGTACGGGGAGTCTTACCGTACAGTCGCCGGCCATCTCCGTTGGGGAAGCTCCGGTCGCCATTCGATCCGGCGACTTTAATAGCGACGGCTATTCGGATCTGGCCGTGGCCAATTTCTACAGCGGCACGGTCACCACCCTCTTGAACAACAAGAACGGGACATTTACCCCAACCACATTCTCCGCAGGCAGCGGCGTGCATTCAGGCCCGGAGGCGCTGGCCATCCAGGGTTCCGGAGACAGCCTGCAACTGGCGGTGGCCAATTACAACGACGACACCGTCAGCGTTTACAACAGCAATGGCAACGGCACTTTTGCAACTCCCAAGATCACCAGCGTCGGCAAGGGACCCGACGATCTTAACTTCGCCGACTTCAACGGCGTCGAGGAGCTTGTCGTCTCCAACTACACCGACGGGTCGGTCGATCTGCTCATCCCCAATGGGTCAGTCTATACACTTGCCGGCCCATTCAAGGTAGGCACTGGGCCTTACTCCGCCGCAGTGGGAGATATCGACCTCGATGGCACCCCCGACGTCGTGGTCTCCAATTGCTTCAGTAACAATACCGGAGCACTGCTGAGCGGGACTCAGATATCCGTCCCCTACAGTGGACTTTCGCTGGTTGCCGGTCATTCAATCCAGGCCGCATACACTCCGGATGGCAGCAGCAAATACGGAGCAAGCACTACTGCCGCCACCACCGCACCCTAG
- a CDS encoding YceI family protein yields the protein MTTLTTPAISTWNLDPVHSVAEFKVKHMMISNVKGQFTSLSGTLTLDEADITNSVVKASIEIASINTRDAQRDGHLKSPDFFHADQFPTMALETTRVAHNADGDLVVAGNLTIKDVTRNVEFVVEGPSVPAKDPWGNIRIGLSATTKINRKDFGLSWNAALESGGILVGEDIIITLDLQFVKA from the coding sequence ATGACCACACTCACCACGCCCGCCATCAGCACCTGGAATCTTGACCCAGTTCACTCCGTCGCCGAATTCAAGGTAAAGCACATGATGATCTCAAACGTAAAAGGGCAGTTCACCAGCCTGAGCGGCACATTGACCCTTGACGAAGCAGACATCACCAACTCCGTCGTTAAAGCTTCGATTGAAATTGCCTCCATCAATACACGCGATGCGCAACGCGACGGTCACCTGAAGAGTCCTGACTTTTTTCATGCGGACCAGTTCCCCACGATGGCGCTGGAAACGACCCGCGTAGCTCACAACGCCGACGGCGACCTGGTGGTCGCGGGCAACCTAACTATCAAGGATGTAACCCGGAACGTGGAGTTCGTCGTGGAAGGGCCGTCTGTTCCTGCCAAGGATCCCTGGGGCAACATCCGTATCGGGCTTTCTGCCACAACAAAGATCAACCGCAAAGACTTCGGCCTGAGCTGGAATGCGGCTCTCGAATCGGGCGGCATTCTGGTTGGAGAAGACATCATCATTACTCTGGATCTTCAGTTCGTGAAGGCTTGA
- a CDS encoding outer membrane lipoprotein-sorting protein has product MRCYLAGLAVSLLFAPAVLAPAAPAADVHAVLARPQQRLQTADYRATGHLVHVDAAGARTSYPITLKVHWFPGVLRILCEIGSAGDTRIHILLEMRPNGQNSIRIAHPGDKAPIPLPFEKWSDGPLGAGFSYEDFLESQYFWPGQVLAGETKFGARDCDLLKSTPGPSDHTHYAEVRTWLDRSIGFPVYVEKSLKASGTVKEFTYYGLRQNGGVWSASQVEGKIRGQAGSTLLIIDRGSTKARLDLRDFGPEQLTHF; this is encoded by the coding sequence GTGAGATGCTACCTCGCCGGACTTGCAGTTTCACTGTTGTTTGCGCCCGCTGTGCTTGCTCCTGCTGCTCCTGCGGCGGATGTTCATGCCGTACTGGCTCGCCCGCAGCAGCGTCTGCAGACCGCGGATTACCGCGCTACCGGGCATCTCGTTCACGTCGACGCGGCCGGAGCCCGCACAAGCTATCCGATCACCCTGAAAGTGCATTGGTTTCCGGGGGTACTGCGCATCTTATGCGAGATTGGGAGCGCAGGTGATACGCGCATTCACATCCTGTTGGAAATGCGGCCAAATGGCCAGAATTCTATCCGCATCGCGCATCCTGGCGATAAGGCTCCCATTCCGTTGCCGTTTGAAAAATGGAGCGATGGGCCACTTGGGGCTGGGTTCAGTTACGAGGATTTCCTGGAATCCCAGTATTTCTGGCCCGGACAGGTCTTGGCCGGAGAGACGAAGTTCGGCGCACGCGACTGCGACCTGTTGAAGAGTACACCAGGCCCGTCTGACCACACTCATTACGCCGAAGTTCGCACATGGCTGGACCGAAGTATCGGCTTTCCAGTATATGTAGAGAAATCACTCAAGGCATCAGGAACGGTCAAGGAGTTCACTTACTACGGATTGCGCCAAAACGGCGGTGTCTGGTCCGCAAGCCAAGTGGAAGGAAAGATTCGCGGCCAAGCCGGTTCGACTTTGCTGATAATCGACCGCGGAAGCACAAAGGCAAGACTCGACCTCAGGGACTTCGGTCCTGAGCAACTCACACATTTCTAG
- a CDS encoding esterase/lipase family protein, with translation MKLVLVALFLLFHISASFPQTGIQPDHAQSIPRARVIVFVHGLHGSRESWRASNGAYWPDLVRTDPHFAYSDVEVAEYPTPASNGKMSSVQLADILWTHLKQDHVWEHREVVFVAHSLGGILVEEMLLKHPAEAAKVKFIVSYGTPHEGSTIARIASIYDRDPLLNDLSDAGDNTFLTQLENNWRGHNSVNGIHRFCAFESEDTTLTNGFGRYLKTHARVVSYFSATYGCDVTTPPQEIHADHVHMIQPLDRTSSAYDFFYRVYRDNPILEEQVVTRDNVIAGLEASCDRSNENLDLQVPVALDSTMHEKVVAADASLFNAVDVRDVNPNPPVVTRIDPDGVAHVYYGFSGPAKKLFVCLGAAHASLKVQFSIDRQVPIREPQN, from the coding sequence ATGAAGCTTGTTCTGGTTGCCTTGTTCCTCCTGTTCCACATTTCCGCGTCCTTCCCTCAGACGGGCATACAACCGGACCATGCTCAGTCGATCCCTCGTGCAAGAGTCATCGTTTTTGTGCATGGTCTTCACGGGAGCCGCGAGTCATGGCGGGCTTCGAACGGAGCCTATTGGCCGGATTTGGTTCGGACCGATCCGCACTTCGCTTATTCCGACGTGGAAGTTGCGGAGTATCCCACGCCCGCGTCAAACGGCAAAATGTCCAGTGTACAGTTGGCCGACATTCTATGGACGCACCTTAAGCAGGACCACGTCTGGGAGCATCGCGAGGTGGTTTTCGTCGCGCACAGCCTGGGGGGCATCCTCGTCGAGGAGATGCTGTTGAAACATCCCGCGGAGGCCGCGAAAGTCAAGTTCATCGTGTCGTATGGAACGCCGCACGAGGGCTCAACGATCGCCCGGATAGCTTCCATTTACGACAGAGACCCTCTGCTCAATGATCTCAGCGACGCAGGCGATAATACATTTCTGACTCAGCTTGAAAACAACTGGCGAGGACACAATTCCGTCAATGGAATTCATCGGTTCTGCGCTTTTGAATCGGAAGACACGACGCTCACAAACGGGTTTGGGCGCTATCTCAAGACCCATGCCCGCGTCGTCAGCTACTTCAGCGCGACCTACGGTTGCGATGTGACCACGCCGCCGCAGGAAATCCATGCCGATCATGTGCACATGATCCAACCTCTGGACCGCACATCGAGTGCCTATGATTTTTTCTACCGCGTATACCGCGACAACCCAATCCTGGAAGAACAGGTGGTCACCCGGGACAACGTGATCGCGGGCCTGGAAGCCAGTTGCGATCGGAGCAACGAGAATCTTGACTTACAGGTCCCGGTAGCTCTCGATAGCACAATGCACGAAAAAGTAGTTGCAGCTGACGCTTCTTTGTTCAATGCTGTGGACGTCCGAGACGTGAATCCAAACCCACCCGTCGTCACCAGGATCGATCCGGACGGCGTGGCCCACGTGTACTACGGATTCAGCGGGCCAGCCAAGAAGCTGTTCGTTTGTCTCGGCGCCGCCCACGCATCGTTGAAGGTTCAGTTTTCCATCGACAGGCAAGTACCGATTCGCGAGCCGCAGAATTGA
- a CDS encoding MarR family winged helix-turn-helix transcriptional regulator, which produces MIDAVHTESKTPHAGLPEEAAFLELLRTTDMLSRRLSPVLKVEDLTSTQYNVLRILRGSPEGLPCGEIGNRMITRDPDITRLLDRMEKRDLILRWRENKDRRLVMARIAEEGLNRLARLDEPVREAHRKVLGHLGPKRLNALIELLRESRSNLK; this is translated from the coding sequence ATGATCGACGCAGTTCACACCGAGAGCAAGACTCCGCATGCCGGCCTTCCGGAAGAAGCGGCATTTCTTGAACTGCTGCGTACGACGGATATGCTTTCCCGCCGTTTGTCTCCGGTGCTCAAAGTAGAGGACTTAACTTCGACACAATATAACGTTCTTCGCATCCTGCGTGGCTCCCCTGAAGGATTGCCTTGCGGAGAAATCGGTAATCGCATGATCACGCGCGATCCGGACATCACGCGCTTGCTCGACCGGATGGAAAAGCGAGACCTGATTTTGAGGTGGCGAGAGAACAAAGACCGCAGATTGGTGATGGCCCGGATCGCCGAGGAGGGGCTCAATCGCCTTGCCCGGTTGGATGAACCGGTGAGGGAAGCCCATCGCAAGGTGCTCGGCCACCTCGGCCCAAAGCGACTCAACGCTTTAATAGAGCTTCTGCGCGAAAGCCGCAGCAATTTAAAGTAA